Genomic DNA from Peribacillus simplex:
TCCCCTTTTTATCCGTATACTGTAATACCAAATAAAGTAAAGGAGTTGAGCCGATGAATCTGAATTCTAGTCTATTTAATAATAATAAAAATAGATTGAGTCGCATCCTGCATGAAGATACGGATGCATCCAAACAAATTTCCCAGGAATTAATCAACCTCCTACCTACCGGAAAGCTACAACCAATCGTCATCGTCTGCATAGGCACGGACCGTTCCACAGGCGATTCACTCGGACCACTTGTCGGCACTCTGCTTAGTGAGAAAGCTGAAAACGGTTCTTCTTCATTCCATGTTTATGGTACTCTGGATGACCCTATACATGCGATGAATTTACAGGAAAAATTAAATGAAATCAAAAAGATGCATGCCAATCCCTTTATCGTCGGAATCGATGCTTGCTTAGGGAAAATGAAAAGTGTCGGCATCGTTCAAATCGGCCAGGGACCAGTGAAGCCAGGGGCTGGGGTCAATAAAGATCTTCCGTCCGTCGGAAATGCCCATATTACAGGAATCGTGAATGTAAGTGGCTTCATGGAGTTCATGGTCTTGCAGAACACGCGTCTCAATCTTGTGCTAAAAATGGCCAAAACCATTGCCGAGGGGATTTATGAAGCACAAAATCATTATCCAATAAAACCTTCCATCACTCCTTTCACATGGTCATTCAAGCAGGAAAAAACCCTTTGATCGGTT
This window encodes:
- the yyaC gene encoding spore protease YyaC; its protein translation is MNLNSSLFNNNKNRLSRILHEDTDASKQISQELINLLPTGKLQPIVIVCIGTDRSTGDSLGPLVGTLLSEKAENGSSSFHVYGTLDDPIHAMNLQEKLNEIKKMHANPFIVGIDACLGKMKSVGIVQIGQGPVKPGAGVNKDLPSVGNAHITGIVNVSGFMEFMVLQNTRLNLVLKMAKTIAEGIYEAQNHYPIKPSITPFTWSFKQEKTL